DNA from Christensenella timonensis:
ATAACCCTTACCCGGATATCGTGCTGGGTCTATTCAGTCGAAACGATATTGGCGCGGATGATGCGGTTTTGCTGGAAAGTGACGCGCTTCTTGAAGTAATCAAGTTGGACGAAAACGGAGCCGCGACAATCAAAACGGACTTGCCTTGTGGTTACAGTTGGTACATTAAGGAACTGCAAGCGGGTAACGGGTACGTGCTAAATGATTTGGAATATGATTTTGTTTTTGATTATGCAGGTATGGAAACGCCGACCGTGGAAATAGCGGTAAATGACGGCGCACCTATTCCGAACGAGTTGATGCACGGCAGTATCAAAATCACTAAGACCGCAGAGGACGGAAAGGTTGAGGGTATACCATTCAAGATCACGGGCGTATCACTTACGGGCGTACCATATGAGGGCATTTTTGAAACGGATAGCAAAGGAGGAATACAAGTCCCGATGATTCTTGCGGGTCGCTACAAAATAACCGAGGTACGTAATGATCGCACAGTGGGATATATTGAACCGGGGAGCCAAACGGTCGAAGTGACGCACGGCGGGACGGCAACGGCAAAATTTGAAAATATCTTATTACATGGGAGTGTTAAAATCGTAAAAACCGACGAAGCGGGTAACAGGCTTAACGGCGCGGTGTTTGGTCTTTTCAAGATCAAAGACATAGCCGGACAGCCCGAAGTCCCGCCCACCGCGACCGAAACATCGGAGCCGACCGCCACAACAAGCGCAGAAATCCCGAAAAACGGTGATGAGTTGCTTCAAGAATTTACGATCACGGAAAACGGCGAATACACAATCACGGGCTTACCCTACGCTCTTTATTACATCAAGGAATTACAGCCCCCCGATGAAAGCTACCAGCCCAACGAAGTACAATATAAGTTTTCACCTATCCATGACGGCGAAACGGTGGAAATCACGATTGTAAATGAGAAGATACCGACCGTACCCGTGGAGCCAGAGAACCCGGAGGAATTACCCCGACAAGCTGGAAGTCCGCCAAAGACGGGCGACAACACAAATATTTTGTTATATATCCTGCTTTCGGTGATCGGCGGCGGTATGCTTGCTATTTGGATTATAGGCAAAAAGAAAAAGATGTTTTAAAGGGGGCGTTTACGCTCCCCTTTTCGTGAAAGGAGTATAAAAACAGTTTTGAATAAAATCTTATGTGGTGACGCAATAAAAATGCTAAAAACCCTACCTAAAGGGTGTGCGGATATGTGTGTCACTAGCCCCCCGTATTACGGCTTGCGGGATTATGGTGTAAATGGACAAATAGGGTTAGAGCAATCCCCCGATTCATATATTCAAAAACTAATGGAAGTATTTCAGGAGGTATGGCGGGTATTGCGAGATAATGGCACACTTTGGATTATTATTGCAGATAGTTACGCTGGTAGCGGGAAAGGAGCAGGAGCAAAAAAGAAAAGCAAACAGTCTTACAAATATTCTAAAGACAATAAAGCCGTAAAAATGCCGAAACTATGGAATGGAATTAAACAGAAAGATATGATAGGTATTCCGTGGCAATTAGCGTTTGCATTACGACAAAAAGGCTGGTTTTTACGTTCTGATATTGTGTGGCAAAAACCTAATGCAATGCCGGAGAGCGTTAAAGACCGCCCCGCCCGCTCTTACGAACACATCTTCTTATTGTCAAAATCTCCACGGTATTATTTTAACCACGAAGCTATAAAGCAGCCTGTAAAAGCCAGCACCGTAGCGCGGTACAGACGCGCAGTAGGTGAAAATAAATATTCGGACGGTATTCCAGGGCAAACGATGCAAGGATTGTTCCGAACACGGCGGGACAGTTTGAAGATGCCTCTTATGCGGAATTGCAGGGACGTGTGGACAATACCGACCAAACCGTACAAAGGGGCGCATTTTGCGACTTATCCTGTAGACCTCATAATCCCCTGTATTCTTGCGGGATGTCCGAAAGGCGGCATTGTGTTAGACCCTTTTTTGGGGGTCGGAACAACGGGCATTGCCGCGATTCGTACCGAGCGACAATATATTGGAATTGAATTAAATCCAAATTTTTGCAACTTGGCGCGAGACCGGATAGAAAAAGAAACGGAAAGGAGCTGATTTATTGGCAGTATACCGGGTGGAGCGTACAAAGGACTATACCGTCACGGCAAACCACCACTTACGCAACACCGCCTTATCGCTCAAAGCAAAGGGGCTTTTGTCCTTAATGCTATCTCTCCCAGATAATTGGGATTATACCACAAGGGGGCTTGCTGCTATATGCCGTGACGGTGTGGACGCAATTAGGGCAACAGTGCGGGAATTGGAGCGTAACGGGTACGTTATCCGCAAGAGGATAAGGAACGCGCAAGGGCAGCTTGCGGAAACAGAATACACGATATTAGAGCAGCCCCAGCCTAAACTGGAAAATCCAGTCTTGGGTAATCCAGTACAGGAAAACCCAGCATTGGGAAAACCAATACTGGAAAATCCCGCACAATTAAATACTAAGAAATCAATTATACAAGAATTAAGAACGGAGGTATCAAAGAAAGATCAATCTATCAACCCTACTGGCGCGATCGAAGCGATTGAAAATTGCAGGGCGCAGCTATGCACCAATATTGAATATGAGACATTATGCGAACGGTACGGCACGGAACAGGTAAACGAGATCGTGGAGCTTATGACTGAAACGTTGTGCTGCGGAAAAGCCCGCATACGGATTTCCGGGGACGATAAGCCCGCCGAGTTGGTGAAAGCTAGGTTTTTACAACTTAAATTCATGCACGTTGAATATGTTTTAAGCTGCATGAGGAACAACACAACCAAGATCAGAAATATCAAAGGATATCTTTTGACGGCATTGTTTAACGCCCCGGCGACGATAGATAACTTTTACCGAGCCGAGGTAAACCACGATTTGTATTTGTAAAGGAGTGATGCTATATGATTATGTGTATTGAATCGCTGGGAAAGACCCAGCAGGAACAAGAGGACACGGGCGGCGGTGATGACGATTGCAAGAAAGCGTAAATGAAAAAGCCGTTGGTTTTATTTTGCGGGGAACAAAGATAACAGCGGATATGATACGTGATGCAATGCGACGTTTTATATCAATGCAGGGCAAGACAAAAAATAACAAAGGAAAGGAGATTTACAAAGGGAAACAGAGCTTAAAACATCTTAAAGCGGCGACAAATGGGAATGTTGAAAGCATAGAGATCACGGACAAAAATATTAGAGCATTCGACTGTCCGGCAAGGAAATATGGTGTTGATTATTCCATAAAAAAGGATAAATCCGTTAATCCACCCCGGTGGTTGGTGTTCTTCAAGGGAAAAGACGCTGATTCCCTGCAAGCTGCTTTCCGCGAGTTTACAGCCAAAAAGTTAAAGAAGCAGGAACGCCCCTCTGTCCGGGAGCAGCTTAAAAAATTCAAAGAACAGGCTAAAAATCGCGTCAAGACAAAGACGATCAAACGGGATAGGGGGCGTGACCGATGAAGATTACCCCCGGACTAAAAAAGCGGCTCTTATTCCTTTTCCCTTTTAGTCTTATTTTTTGTATAGCGGATAAGCTAGGGTTTGTCTATCGCCTGTCCGCCGGAACGGGCGCGGTCAAACTCTCAAACACGGTGCGGAATTTACCGCACCTTTTTGATTTCCCGCCAATCAGTATACACGGCATGGATTTACTATTTGCGGTGATCGTTTCGGCGGCTCTCCTGCTTGTTCTATATGCAAAAAGAAAAAACGCAAAGAAATACCGCAAAGGCGAGGAATACGGGAATGCCCGCTGGGGAACCCCGGCAGATATTAAGCCGTTCATGGACGCTGCCCCCCGAAAGAATGTCATATTGACGCAGACCGAGGGCTTAACGCTTAACGACCGCCCTAAAAATCCGAAGTACGCGCGGAATAAAAACGTTGTAGTGTATGGTGGAAGCGGGAGCGGAAAAACGCGCTTTTTTTTGAAACCAAGTGCGCCCGTAAGGGCGGTATAAATCCTACCTTGAGCAAGTAGTAGGTAAAAGTATCAAGCGGCATTGTGCCGCAACCTATCATTCCCCGTCTTACCCCAAAAGGGAAACCGGAGGGCGACCATAGCATGACGGAGGACACGGGGCGCTGAAGCCTCAGAAGCGCCGGCGTGACGGAATGAAAATCCACGTATGAGGATGGAAGCTAGACTGCTTGAATGACAGCCTGAAATCGGGACCAAGAGCGTACCCCTGACGTAGAGAGGTTGTACTCGTCAGTGTTCCTGACAGTCGCATTGTTTGGCTATGCGGCTGCTGATACTCGGAGCAGGTTCAGCCACGGGAAAGTGGAAAAAGGCGAACGTCACATACCGACAACGTGGAACGCTTGTTTATACCGTACTAAACGGGGATTGCCTAAAGTGAAATGCCGAAAGGCTATGAAAACGCTGAAATGCGGGGTTCTGAATATTCACCATGGCAACAGAGTTCCCATAGTAGTCTGCGGACGGGAAAGCCGTCTACATGGCAAAGGGGAACAGTGAATCATTTTCAAAACAGAAAGGATGGTGTGTGAGACACTATGAGAAATCCGATTCATGTCTTGAAAAGCCTTGAAGAAAAGGCAAGTGTAAGTAACTACAAATATGAAAGATTATATCGCAACCTATACAATCCAGAGTTCTATCTCCTTGCATATGCGAACATTGCGAAATCGCAGGGGAGCATGACGCAGGGGGTAGACGGGCAGACGCTGGACAACATGAGCCTGCCGAGAATTAACCGGATTATTGAATCCATACGCAACAGGACATATCAGCCAAAGCCTGCAAAAAGAAAGTACATTCCTAAAAAGAACGGGAAACTTCGCCCGTTGGGAATCACTTCTACTGATGATAAGTTAGTGCAGGAAGTGGTCAGAATGATTCTTGAAGCAATCTATGAGCCGACATTCAGCAACAATTCACACGGTTTCAGACCAAAAAGAAGCTGTCACACGGCACTTACGCAAGTGAAGAAAAACTTCACAGGTGTTACATGGATTGTCGAGGGAGACATTAAGGCGTGCTTTGATAACTTCGACCATCATGTGTTGGTTGAATTACTGCGGAAAAGGATTTCAGACGAGGCTTTTATCGGTCTAATCTGGAAGTTCCTGAAAGCCGGATATATGGAACAATGGCAGTACAACTGCACCTACTCCGGTGTTCCGCAGGGCAGCGGTATCAGTCCGATATGTGCAAACATCTACCTCAGCGAACTGGACAACTATATGCAGGAATACAAAGAAAAGTATGATTGCGAGCCAGAACGCAGAAGGACGACCAGAGAATACGAGCGGGCGTCCCGGAGATACAGAAAGGCACGTAAAGCGTTAATGGGCGCAGAAAAATCAACTCCTGAACTGGTAAAAGAATTTAAGGATTCCAGAAGGAAGAAGATGAATCAGCACTATTACAATCCGTTTGAGGAAGGCTTCAAGAAAATCCAGTACAACCGTTACGCCGATGATTTTGTAATCGGCGTTATCGGCTCCAAAAAGGACGCAGAAAAAATCAAGGAAGATGTAAAAATCTTTCTCCAAGAAAAACTGCATTTGGAAATGTCCGAGGAAAAGACGAAAGTCACCCATTCCAGTAAGCCGGTACGCTATCTGGGGTACGATTTCAAAGTAATCCATTCCAAGAACATGAAGCGTTGTAAAAACGGCGACATGAAACGGGTGTGGTATGGAAAAGTATTCCTGTATATGCCGAAAGAAAAATGGATTAAAAAAGCGATGGAACGGGGAGCGATACAGGTGAAACGCAACAATGACACAGGCAAAGAAATGTGGCGGCCTATGCCAAGGAAAGACCTGATGAACCGCAGCGACGCAGAGATTGTGTCTACTTTCAATTCCGAAATTCGAGGGTTATATAACTTCTATCGGATAGCAGAAAACGTAGGCGCATTGCACAAGTATTACTACATGGTGCGGTACAGCATGTTAAAAACTCTGGCAGGAAAGCACAGAACGAATGTCAGTGTTATTAAGAAGCGGCACATGGTAAACGGAGTACTGAGAATCCCATACGATACAACTAAGGGACGTAAATACTGCGAATTTTACCATGATGGATTCAGAAAGCACAGCGACGGCTATGACAATGTGGCAGACGTTATGCCGAGTTATAGGAAATATGACAGCAGGCACACGATAGTAAACCGCATAAAAGCCGGAGTATGCGAGATTTGCGGGGAACATGCAGACTATTTATGTATGCACCACGTAAGAACGCTGAAATCGCTGAAAGGCAGGGATATATTTGAGCAGAAAATGCTGAAAATGAGAAGAAAATCTCTGGCTCTCTGCCCTGACTGCTTTGAACTCTTACACGAAACCAAAGAATCAAGGTGATTCATGGAAAGCCGGATACGCTGAGAGGTGTACGTCCGGTTTGGGAGGCGGCTCCCTGAAACCTACTGATGAAAGTCAGCAAGGCGCAGGGTGCCTACCTCATACCTTATGCAATGTCACAGTTCATATGTTGTGACGGATAGCAAAGGAACGGTAATTCTTGAATGCGGAAAAATGCTTGAACAGACCGGGTATCGTATCAAGATTTTTAATACGATCAATTTTTCAAAGTCAATGCACTATAACCCGTTTGCCTACATTCACAGTGAAAAAGACATTTTGAAACTGGTTAATACGATCATTGAGAATACCAAAGGCGAGGGAGAAAAAGCGGGTGAGGATTTTTGGGTTAAGGCAGAGCGGCTATATTACACGGCTTTAATCGGATATATCCATTACGAAGCCCCGGCAGAAGAACAAAATATGATTACCCTGCTGGAAATGATAGACGCTTCCGAAGTGCGCGAGGATGACGAGAATTTTAAAAATGCAGTTGATTTAATGTTTGATCGGCTGGAAGAAAAAGCCCCAGAGCATTTCGCGGTCAGGCAATACAAGAAATATAAACTTGCGGCAGGAAAAACCGCAAAAAGTATTTTGGTTTCATGTGGTGCGCGGCTTTCTCCCTTTGACATTGCGGAGCTACGCGAAGTTATGGCTTATGATGAATTGGAGCTTGACACGCTGGGCGACGAAAAGACCGCCCTGTTTATTATCCTGTCCGATACAGACGGAACATTTTCATTTTTGGCGGCTCTTATCTTTTCCCAGCTATTTAATTTGTTGTGCGAAAAAGCCGATGACGTATACGGCGGGCGGCTTCCTATTCATGTTCGCTGTCTAATCGACGAGGCGGGAAATATCGGTAAAATTAACCAGCTTGAAAGGCTTGTAAGTGTGGTAAGATCGCGCGGAATTAGCATTTGTCCTATCTATCAAGCCTATTCGCAATGCAAGGCTACCTACAAGGACAATGCGGAAACGATCATAGCGAGTATGGACAGCACCTTATTTTTAGGGGGTCGGGAACCGTCCACGATCAAAGACATTTCCGAAGCATTGGGGCGTGAAACGGTGGACTTGTTCAATGAAACGGAAAACAGAGGACGCGAGATCAGCCACGGACTGAATTATCAAAAAATTGGAAAGGAGTTGATGACAAAAGATCAGCTTGCAGTAATGGACGGCGGGAAATGTATTTTACAAGTGCGCGGTGTACGTCCGTTTTATTCGGATAAGTACGATATTACAAAACACCCGAATTACAAATATCTTGCCGATTACGACGAGCGGAACACATTCAACATTGAACAGTTTTTAAGCACAAGGTTAAGGGTCAAGCCAGATACAGTGTTTGACCTATACGACATGGGGGCGTGAAGATCACGCCCCCTTTTCTATTTCATGAAAGGATGAATGAAACATATGGAATTTTTTACAGAAGCAGTAAAGGTATTGCAAATGCTTGTAATCGCGCTGGGCGCGGGTCTTGCAATTTGGGGTCTTGTCAATCTTTTAGAGGGCTACGGCAACGACAATCCCGCCGCTAAATCACAAGGGATTAAGCAGTTCATGGCTAATTAAAGGGAACAAAAAGAAAGGAAAAGCCAATCCAGACGGTATCAGCGGCAGGCTACAAGAATAAATTGTGATTTCACAAGATTGGTGCTATAATAAGAGAAAAGTTCCTGCCGGGGCAGCCGCTCCGGTGGTATGGATAGAAAGGCAGGAAAACAATATGCACATCAGCTATAAACCACTCTGGCACACACTGTTAGAGCGTGATATGAGAAAAGAGGATTTAAGGCTTGCCGCTGGTATGACAACAAATATGATTGCCAACATGAGCAAAGAGGGAAAGCACATCAGCATGGATACATTAGCCCGTATCTGCGAAACGCTGAATTGTGAGATTACCGATGTGATTGAGTTAGTACCAGACGAGCCTGCTTCCACAGGAGGTAAGGAACATGAGCGAATTGAAACCAAGAATAAAAGAAAACGGAATTGATTATATCCTTGTTGGAGATTACTACATCCCGGACTTGAAGTTGCCGGAGGAACACCGCCCCATCGGAAAGTACGGACGGATGCACCGGGAATATTTAAGAGAAGTCTGCCCAGCCAGATTACACACATTGACCCTGACCGGGGAATTGTGGACATATCTTGCAGACCTGAACGAACAGGCACAGAAACGGTTAGACACCATCATGGAGCAGATGAAAGCTGCCGAGGGCGTGACCGAGGAATTGAAGCGTACCCGTCAAATGGAATGGGTGCAGCGTTGCAATAACATTCACAACCGGGCAGAAGAAATTGTTTTACATGAGATGATTTATTCATAACGGTATGGTAGAATGATTATTACAAATTAGAAGTTGTAAAGGAGACTTTGTATGGGTAGAAAAGAAATAACAACAAAAGAAGATTTAATGAAAGTAATAGAATTATTCGAAAATACTGGAATTACATACTGGTTGGATGGCGGATGGGGTGTAGATATTTTAGCTGGTAAACAAACAAGAATTCATAGAGATATAGATATAAATTTTGATGCTCAACATACGGAAAAATTGTTAAATGTGCTTTTGAATCTGGGCTATAAAATTGATACAGACTGGAAACCGGTTAGAATAGAGTTATATAGTGATGAACTTGGTTACTTAGACATTCACCCGTTCGTTTTAAGTGAGGACGGAACTTCAAAACAAGCTGATTTAGAGGGTGGCTGGTATGAGTTTGAAAAAGATTACTTTGGTAGTGCTTTTTTTGAAGGAAAAACAATTCCTTGTATATCCTTAAAAGGCCAAAGAGTTTTCCATTCAGGTTATGAATTAAGAGATAAAGATAAGCATGATATTTCAATTCTTGAAAGTTTATCAAAATAACATTGCTGTAATTTCTAAGATAAATTCCACTTTATCGCTTTGAAATTTTAACTGAATAAGTATAGCACCAACCGCTGCTACATGGAAGCAAACACAACCATGCAACAGCGGTTTTTCTTTACCGTTTTTTCCTTTGACTGATAGGAGTTCCTGTTTTCTTTGATTTTTGTAGAATCCGAATGAGCCAGCGAAATTCTTCGTCTGACAGATTTTTATAGTTGATGCCGAGCTGCTTGCAGTAAAGGACAACCAGCTTTTCATCCCGACTGCCCTTGAAATTTTCAACCGCTTCCAAATTTTCTTTCAATTCATCGGCAACGGTGGTCTGGGGCGCACTCTCGCTGTCCTTTTTGTGGGCTTCCCGAATATCCCGGATAATGAGATTGAGGTCATCAAGAACCATGTGGCTGAAATATTCATCATCGCTGATATGGGCGGCTTGCAGCACTTTCAAATGCGGGTCGTCTTCGCCGGGGCGATACCGTTCAATGATTTCATGCCGGACAGTATCGACAAGGGCGTTGAGGTTTTGAATCTGCATGGTGGCAATCCCATCTACATAAATCTCAATGTCCGCAAGAAACTTGATAAAGTCCTTATGAGTGGCAAGCTCACAGAGCAGACGGTTGTTAATCCGACCGCCTTTCAGAAGTGCCACCATCTCATCATTCAAATGCAGCTCTGTTAGTGGCGTGTTGATCTGCTCCCGGTTCTCTGTCCGGCACAGCAGATAATCAACGGAAACCCCATAGAAGTCTGCCAGCGTGATAAGGTTGCCATGATTGATTTCCTTATAATCCTCTTTTTCATAACTGCCAAGAGCTGATTTGGAAATGCCCGTCAGCTCTGATAATTCTTCCAGATTTAAGCCTTTGTCCTTGCGGAGTTCCCAAAGGCGTTCCTGTATGCTTGTCGCTCCTTTCATGGGCGCACGCTCCTTTCCGGCGGTTTCATTACTGCCGCTTAACTGGATTATATCATACTTTCCGCAATCGTGGAAATTTCTGATTTTTACCCTTAATTCCTACTTTGTGGACATACGGCACAGGGCACAAAAATGTTCTATGATACAGGTAGTTCATCGATGGATTATTCCAATCGAATGACCAGCCTGTGTGGGATATGCTTCCCCGGCGATGTAGCGCCATGACTTTTGGCAGGGATATGGAGGAACCCTGACCGAAACGAGCGTACCAAAGGGAGCAATACGCCGCTGTGAGATTCAGGGGAGGAACGACACCGGGGAGAACTGGCGAACTGATACCGAAATGATACCGAAACACGACAATCTGATAGGGGGATAGTCTACCCTATTGCTGATACTTCTGGAGATTTTAGACGGCTCTATGACCGTAATTTTGCCGAAAATCGCCCCGAAACTATACACTAAAACGGGAGGAAACGCAATATGCCGAGAATGAGCAAAAAGAGGAAGCATGAGCTTTCTTTTTACCTCAATGACCGGGGGCGTGTCACTTACAACGAATTATGCCGGAAATGCAAGCATGGGTGCAAGCAGAGCTTCCGGGCGGTTGTGGTTGACTGCCCCCGTTATTTATCCAAAAGAGCAAAGAAAAAGGAGGAACACACCGAATGAATTTTGAATTTATGACGATAGGCACACCGTTGCCGCCCTGTATGCCCTTTCCCAGAGCGTTGACAGGATTTCCAGTCAGCAGCACCGCAAAGGTCATGTACTGCCGGATGTTGGACGCTATGCTATCCAACGGACAGGAGGACGAGAACGGAATCCTGTTTATCTGCTTCCCTGTCACAGCCATTGCCGCAGTCCTGTCCCGCAGCCCCATGACGGTCAAGCGTTCTCTGAATGAACTGGAAACCGCCGGACTGATCATGCGAGTGCGTCAGGGCGTTGGAGAACCAAACAGGATTTATGTGCTGATACCGGGAAAGGAGGACGCTGCCCTTGCCTGATACCTCAAAGCTGGAAAAGCTCAACCGAGAGTTGGAAAAGAGTGAAAAGAAACTGCGGAAAGCCATCAATGATGAAAAGGCATTGCAGCACCAGCTAAAGCAGCTTACCCGAAAAGAACGGACACACCGGCTCTGTACTCGTGGCGGTATGCTGGAAAGTTTTCTGCAAGAGCCGGAACGCCTGACAGATGATGATGTCATGCTGTTGTTGACACTCATTTTTCACAGGCAGGACACGCAGGAACTATTGAAGAAACTGCTGGAACGTGAGAAGCCGGAAACCCCTTAGTTTACTAAGGGCGCAATTATACACCACCCAGAGGTTGGTGCATTGCGTTCTCCGAAGGCTCCTCGCCGGGGGGCTGTGATTTTCCGCAGTCATGGTCTGCTCCAAATCAAACAGGGGACGCTACGCTTCCCCTGCGCTGGCTGCCGCCAGCTACCCTTTTGTGGACTTGCCATCTGGGGAGACCTTGCGCTGCAAGCTGTTCCCAGCCGACAAGTTTCATAAAATATGCTATCTTTTCGATAGGCAATAAAGTATAATAAAGTCAGCAATAAATCGGAATTTTACGGTCAGTAAGGAATGCGTAAAGTTATATGATTGTATTATAAGCGATTTGTTAAATTTTTATAACCACTTGTATTTGCCTGCGATTTATGGTATAATATTTTGAAATTTAGAAAGAGGTGGGAAGATGATTAACTTTTCTTGCAAATAAAATCAAAATATGCGGTAGTGCTATACTTTGGCATTATTGTGTCTATTGCAAGAAAGTTATATGTCTATCTTACTCAATATAGTGCTGTTGCCACTTTTGCTTAGTGGTGTTATTTTATGCTATGACGAGCTGCAAGGATAAACTTTCTTGTGGCTCTTATTTTGTTTTGGAGGTGCTTTATGAATAGTGCAGAACAGATAGTTACACATGATTCACTCCGTATAGTGTCGGTTCCTTTTGGTGAAATCTATACGTAGTAAACATTCACCGAACCGACTTTGTATCGTATGACATGCAAAGGAGGATAATATTTATGTCAATGATTAAAATTGAAAACCTTACGTTTTCATATCCGACAAGTTATGATAATGTTTTTGAAAATGTCAGTTTCCAGGTTGATACCGATTGGAAGCTTGGTTTTGTGGGCAGAAACGGACGAGGTAAAACAACCTTTCTGAATCTTCTGCTTGGGAAATATGAGTATAGTGGAAAAATCCTATCATCCGTACAGTTTGATTATTTTCCTTATCCCGTTTCAGATAAGAATCGTATTACAGAGGATATATTGCAGGAGATTTGCCCACTTGCGGAAGAATGGGAACTTATGCGAGAACTTTCTTATCTTGATGTTGATGTCGATGTGCTTTGGCGACCTTTTGAAACACTTTCCAACGGAGAGCAGACAAAGGTTTTGATTGCCGCTCTTTTTCTTAATGAAGGGCATTTCCTACTGATTGATGAACCTACCAACCATTTGGATGCCAAAGCGAGAAAAAGTGTGGCGGCATATCTGAAAAAGAAAAAGGGATTCATCTTAGTTTCTCACGATCGTCGCTTTCTTGACGATTGTGTTGACTATATTCTATCGATTAACCGAGCGAATATCGAAGTGCAAAGAGGAAACTTTTCATCATGGATGTCAAATTTTGAGCGACAGCAAGAATTTGAACTGGCTCAGAACGAACGTTTGCAAAAGGACATCAGACGATTACAGCAGTCGGCAAAACGCGCTGCAGTATGGTCTGAACGTGTAGAAGCTTCCAAAATTGGGGCAGCAGATAAAGGTTATGTCGGTCATAAAGCCGCCAAAATGATGAAGCGTTCAAAATCTATAGAAGCGAGACAACAACAGACAATCGAACAAAAATCAGCATTGCTGAAAAATATGGAAACCGCAGAAGCCCTCAAGATACAACCGCTTAATTACCATACAGATTTGCTTGCATCATTATC
Protein-coding regions in this window:
- a CDS encoding DNA-methyltransferase, whose product is MLKTLPKGCADMCVTSPPYYGLRDYGVNGQIGLEQSPDSYIQKLMEVFQEVWRVLRDNGTLWIIIADSYAGSGKGAGAKKKSKQSYKYSKDNKAVKMPKLWNGIKQKDMIGIPWQLAFALRQKGWFLRSDIVWQKPNAMPESVKDRPARSYEHIFLLSKSPRYYFNHEAIKQPVKASTVARYRRAVGENKYSDGIPGQTMQGLFRTRRDSLKMPLMRNCRDVWTIPTKPYKGAHFATYPVDLIIPCILAGCPKGGIVLDPFLGVGTTGIAAIRTERQYIGIELNPNFCNLARDRIEKETERS
- a CDS encoding DUF6017 domain-containing protein, whose translation is MAVYRVERTKDYTVTANHHLRNTALSLKAKGLLSLMLSLPDNWDYTTRGLAAICRDGVDAIRATVRELERNGYVIRKRIRNAQGQLAETEYTILEQPQPKLENPVLGNPVQENPALGKPILENPAQLNTKKSIIQELRTEVSKKDQSINPTGAIEAIENCRAQLCTNIEYETLCERYGTEQVNEIVELMTETLCCGKARIRISGDDKPAELVKARFLQLKFMHVEYVLSCMRNNTTKIRNIKGYLLTALFNAPATIDNFYRAEVNHDLYL
- a CDS encoding PcfB family protein; the protein is MQESVNEKAVGFILRGTKITADMIRDAMRRFISMQGKTKNNKGKEIYKGKQSLKHLKAATNGNVESIEITDKNIRAFDCPARKYGVDYSIKKDKSVNPPRWLVFFKGKDADSLQAAFREFTAKKLKKQERPSVREQLKKFKEQAKNRVKTKTIKRDRGRDR
- a CDS encoding reverse transcriptase domain-containing protein translates to MRNPIHVLKSLEEKASVSNYKYERLYRNLYNPEFYLLAYANIAKSQGSMTQGVDGQTLDNMSLPRINRIIESIRNRTYQPKPAKRKYIPKKNGKLRPLGITSTDDKLVQEVVRMILEAIYEPTFSNNSHGFRPKRSCHTALTQVKKNFTGVTWIVEGDIKACFDNFDHHVLVELLRKRISDEAFIGLIWKFLKAGYMEQWQYNCTYSGVPQGSGISPICANIYLSELDNYMQEYKEKYDCEPERRRTTREYERASRRYRKARKALMGAEKSTPELVKEFKDSRRKKMNQHYYNPFEEGFKKIQYNRYADDFVIGVIGSKKDAEKIKEDVKIFLQEKLHLEMSEEKTKVTHSSKPVRYLGYDFKVIHSKNMKRCKNGDMKRVWYGKVFLYMPKEKWIKKAMERGAIQVKRNNDTGKEMWRPMPRKDLMNRSDAEIVSTFNSEIRGLYNFYRIAENVGALHKYYYMVRYSMLKTLAGKHRTNVSVIKKRHMVNGVLRIPYDTTKGRKYCEFYHDGFRKHSDGYDNVADVMPSYRKYDSRHTIVNRIKAGVCEICGEHADYLCMHHVRTLKSLKGRDIFEQKMLKMRRKSLALCPDCFELLHETKESR
- a CDS encoding Maff2 family mobile element protein; its protein translation is MEFFTEAVKVLQMLVIALGAGLAIWGLVNLLEGYGNDNPAAKSQGIKQFMAN
- a CDS encoding helix-turn-helix domain-containing protein; its protein translation is MISQDWCYNKRKVPAGAAAPVVWIERQENNMHISYKPLWHTLLERDMRKEDLRLAAGMTTNMIANMSKEGKHISMDTLARICETLNCEITDVIELVPDEPASTGGKEHERIETKNKRKRN
- a CDS encoding TnpV protein; the encoded protein is MSELKPRIKENGIDYILVGDYYIPDLKLPEEHRPIGKYGRMHREYLREVCPARLHTLTLTGELWTYLADLNEQAQKRLDTIMEQMKAAEGVTEELKRTRQMEWVQRCNNIHNRAEEIVLHEMIYS
- a CDS encoding nucleotidyltransferase domain-containing protein is translated as MGRKEITTKEDLMKVIELFENTGITYWLDGGWGVDILAGKQTRIHRDIDINFDAQHTEKLLNVLLNLGYKIDTDWKPVRIELYSDELGYLDIHPFVLSEDGTSKQADLEGGWYEFEKDYFGSAFFEGKTIPCISLKGQRVFHSGYELRDKDKHDISILESLSK
- a CDS encoding helix-turn-helix domain-containing protein, translating into MKGATSIQERLWELRKDKGLNLEELSELTGISKSALGSYEKEDYKEINHGNLITLADFYGVSVDYLLCRTENREQINTPLTELHLNDEMVALLKGGRINNRLLCELATHKDFIKFLADIEIYVDGIATMQIQNLNALVDTVRHEIIERYRPGEDDPHLKVLQAAHISDDEYFSHMVLDDLNLIIRDIREAHKKDSESAPQTTVADELKENLEAVENFKGSRDEKLVVLYCKQLGINYKNLSDEEFRWLIRILQKSKKTGTPISQRKKR
- a CDS encoding DeoR family transcriptional regulator — its product is MNFEFMTIGTPLPPCMPFPRALTGFPVSSTAKVMYCRMLDAMLSNGQEDENGILFICFPVTAIAAVLSRSPMTVKRSLNELETAGLIMRVRQGVGEPNRIYVLIPGKEDAALA